The following are encoded together in the Poseidonibacter lekithochrous genome:
- a CDS encoding OmpA family protein: MKMKKLLLILTAGVVINLNAGMVSAITGENVSKDDYKNKDRGIIVDQDVDGDGIIDSKDDCLETKPCQAEGCQKEEKKVVILDTDKDGVLDNIDECKSTPLGYKVDSIGCSILVDLSVQFDTNKYNIKTNYTEKLDEFINFMKKHENFKAVIEGHTDSVGTEKNNQILSDNRAKSVREYIIENGIEESRLESVGYGELKPIETNDTIVGKASNRRVVAVLQK, translated from the coding sequence ATGAAAATGAAAAAACTATTATTAATATTAACAGCAGGTGTAGTAATAAATTTAAATGCAGGAATGGTTTCTGCAATAACAGGTGAAAATGTATCTAAAGATGATTATAAAAATAAAGATAGAGGGATTATTGTAGATCAAGATGTGGATGGAGATGGAATTATTGATTCTAAAGATGATTGTTTAGAAACAAAGCCTTGTCAAGCTGAAGGTTGTCAAAAGGAAGAGAAAAAAGTGGTAATCCTAGATACAGATAAAGATGGAGTATTAGATAATATCGATGAGTGTAAAAGTACACCACTAGGATATAAAGTTGATAGTATAGGATGTAGTATTTTAGTAGATTTAAGTGTTCAGTTTGATACAAACAAATATAATATTAAGACAAACTATACAGAAAAATTAGATGAATTTATTAATTTTATGAAAAAACATGAAAATTTCAAAGCTGTAATTGAAGGTCATACTGATAGTGTGGGTACTGAAAAGAATAATCAAATCCTTTCTGATAATAGAGCAAAAAGTGTAAGAGAATATATTATCGAAAATGGAATTGAAGAATCAAGACTTGAGTCTGTTGGATATGGAGAATTAAAGCCAATAGAAACAAATGATACAATTGTAGGAAAAGCATCAAATAGAAGAGTTGTTGCGGTTTTACAAAAATAG